A window from Drosophila yakuba strain Tai18E2 chromosome 3L, Prin_Dyak_Tai18E2_2.1, whole genome shotgun sequence encodes these proteins:
- the LOC6539528 gene encoding phosphatase Herzog, whose amino-acid sequence MDATSIITQVSRDDEQLNVYPSYPNDKDDVDRLKPQKRGLFQSLLCCWRRNRTKTNQNGTQIDGSTTPPPLPDQQRYLLPQVRLTDMHRKCMVIDLDETLVHSSFKPIPNADFIVPVEIDGTVHQVYVLKRPHVDEFLQKMGELYECVLFTASLAKYADPVADLLDKWNVFRARLFRESCVYYRGNYIKDLNRLGRDLQKIVIVDNSPASYIFHPDNAVPVKSWFDDVTDCELRELIPLFEKLSKVDSVYSVLCNSNQPLNNQSNQQHPQELQQAPNQLHQQQQQQQTISATTVITQATTLSAPTMLNQQQTSPPSQQSELLQKT is encoded by the exons ATGGATGCAACATCAATAATAACGCAAGTTTCCCGCGACGACGAGCAACTGAACGTCTATCCCAGCTATCCCAATGACAAAG ATGATGTGGATCGTTTAAAGCCACAGAAGCGAGGATTATTCCAATCTCTGCTTTGCTGCTGGCGACGAAACCGAACGAAAACCAACCAGAATGGCACACAAATCGATGGTTCAACAACACCGCCACCACTACCGGACCAACAAAGGTACCTACTACCTCAGGTTAGGCTTACCGATATGCACAGAAAGTGCATGGTGATCGATTTGGATGAGACCCTAGTGCACAGTAGTTTTAAG CCCATACCGAATGCTGATTTCATAGTTCCCGTGGAGATCGATGGAACCGTACATCAGGTATACGTTCTGAAGCGACCGCACGTGGACGAGTTTCTGCAGAAGATGGGCGAACTCTACGAGTGCGTTCTGTTTACAGCATCACTAGCCAAATATGCAGATCCCGTCGCCGATCTGCTAGACAA GTGGAATGTGTTTCGTGCAAGACTGTTTAGGGAATCATGCGTTTATTACAGGGGTAATTACATAAAGGATCTGAATCGTCTGGGGCGGGATCTTCAAAAGATCGTCATTGTCGATAATTCACCGGCCAGTTATATCTTTCACCCAGACAATGCA GTTCCTGTGAAATCCTGGTTTGACGATGTTACCGACTGCGAACTGCGCGAACTGATCCCACTCTTTGAGAAGCTTAGCAAAGTTGACTCCGTCTACTCGGTGCTCTGCAATTCGAACCAGCCGCTGAACAATCAGTCCAACCAGCAGCATCCacaggagctgcagcaggcGCCGAACCAgctgcatcagcagcagcaacagcaacagaccATCTCTGCCACGACAGTTATTACCCAGGCAACCACTCTGTCTGCTCCGACCATGTTGAACCAGCAGCAGACAAGTCCGCCCAGCCAACAAAGCGAGTTGCTGCAAAAGACGTAA
- the LOC6539527 gene encoding 28S ribosomal protein S31, mitochondrial, with protein MLALRSSQRLGLRSLLPAAFKNVGLVNYSSSQSKKDDGYSSSDDEKPTKKKENPAETAAQRLNRLLGTMQATDQLSASDFPRPGDANRKRREAQKQEAAAKNVLTAAKNIASMLGTSESDKKQTESELLAKLLGHESESSPAATGEKQTTDASASPSGDKELNLSDLIVGMKIDRRQQPQQVEQTRGEYVRRSLASRSKPQNRDGFYQRPQRQTKREAESFTGSVNLYGGEPLGIFKDTQLPISNDILSTWSQLSERELSLQASHPPANYFEQMVLWTDQKKVWRFPINNEQDWEDEQNVDFSEHIFLEQHLEDWCPNKGPIRHFMELVCVGLSKNPYLTAQEKKDHIFWFRDYFQAKKDILRDLISKEPSKSISA; from the exons ATGTTGGCCTTACGAAGTTCCCAGAGATTAGGCTTACG TTCCCTGCTACCGGCTGCCTTCAAAAACGTGGGATTGGTCAACTATTCCTCCTCGCAGTCCAAAAAAGACGATGGATACTCCTCTTCGGACGACGAAAAGCCCACGAAGAAGAAGGAGAACCCTGCGGAAACGGCGGCCCAGCGGCTGAACCGCCTGTTGGGCACCATGCAGGCCACGGATCAGCTCTCGGCATCTGATTTCCCCCGCCCTGGCGATGCCAACAGGAAGCGGAGGGAGGCCCAGAAACAGGAGGCGGCCGCCAAGAATGTTCTCACTGCGGCTAAGAATATTGCTAGCATGTTGGGCACCAGTGAGAGTGACAAGAAGCAGACAGAGTCGGAGCTATTGGCCAAGCTCCTGGGACATGAAAGCGAGTCTTCTCCAGCTGCGACCGGAGAAAAACAAACGACAGATGCTTCAGCATCTCCTTCTGGTGATAAGGAACTCAATCTGAG TGATCTCATAGTGGGCATGAAGATCGATCGTCgccagcagccacagcaggTGGAGCAGACTCGCGGCGAGTACGTTCGTCGCTCTCTGGCTTCCAGATCCAAGCCACAGAATCGAGATGGTTTTTACCAGCGGCCACAGAGGCAAACCAAACGAGAGGCTGAATCATTTACAGGCAGCGTCAACTTGTACGGCGGAGAACCGTTGGGCATCTTCAAGGATACCCAGCTGCCCATTTCCAACGACATCCTTTCAACCTGGTCGCAGCTGAGCGAAAGGGAGCTTAGTCTCCAGGCTTCCCATCCCCCGGCAAACTACTTCGAGCAAATGGTCCTGTGGACAGATCAGAAAAAGGTGTGGCGCTTTCCTATCAACAATGAGCAAGATTGGGAGGACGAGCAGAACGTAGACTTCTCGGAACACATTTTCCTCGAACAGCATCTCGAGGACTGGTGTCCTAACAAGGGACCTATTCGACATTTCATGGAGCTTGTCTGCGTCGGCCTGTCGAAGAATCCCTATCTGACTGCCCAAGAGAAGAAGGATCACATTTTCTGGTTCCGCGACTACTTCCAGGCCAAGAAGGACATACTGAGGGATCTGATTAGCAAGGAGCCGAGCAAAAGTATTTCTGCTTAA